GACTTGCCGAGAACCATGTACAGACCCTCGGTGTTCTTGACCATCTTCACGCGGGACATGGAGACCGTACCCGAGTGCTGCGCGGCGATGGAGGAGCGCTCCACCTCGCGGGATGCCGTACCACCGATGTGGAAGGTACGCATGGTGAGCTGGGTGCCGGGCTCGCCGATGGACTGCGCGGCGATGATGCCCACGGTCTCGCCTACGTTGACCTTATGCCCGCGGGCGAGGTCACGACCGTAGCACAGGGTGCAGACACCCTGGCGGCTCTGGCAGGTGAGCGGAGAACGGACCATGACGGAACTGACGCCACGATCTTCCAGCATCCGTGCGGCTTCTTCGTCGATGATGGTGTTGGCCGGCAGGAGTTCGTCCATGGTTTCGGGGTCATACACCGGAAAGAGCGTGGCTCGGCCGATGATGCGCTCGCCCAGTTGGACCTTGATCTCGCCGCCCTTGATGAGATTCGACCTCTCGAGACCGTCAGCGGTGCCGCAGTCGTCCTCGATGACGATGACATCCTGCACCACGTCCACCAGACGACGGGTCAGGTAGCCCGAGTTCGCTGTCTTGAGCGCAGTGTCGGCCAGGCCTTTCCGCGCGCCGTGCGTGGAAGTGAAGTACTGGAGCACCGAGAGACCCTCACGGAAGCTGGAGGTGATGGGCGTCTCGATGATCTCGCCGGAAGGTTTGGCCATGAGGCCGCGCATGCCGGCGAGCTGGCGCATCTGGTCCTGGTTGCCTCGCGAACCGGAATGGCTCATCATGAAGATGGGGTTCAGGGAGATGTTCTCCTCCGTCTCGCCCGTCTCCGGATTCACCAGAATATCCTTGGATATCTCGCGCATCATCTCGTTGGACACGTCGTTGGTGACCTTGGTCCAGACGTCCACGACCTTGTTGTACTTCTCGGTCTTGGTGATGATGCCTTCGCGGTACTGGCGCTCGATCTCGTCCACCTCGTTGCGGGCCTTTTCCAGCATGGCCGGCTTCTTGGAAGGGATGGAGAGGTCTTTGACACCGACGGTGACGCCGGCGCGGGTAGCGAACTCATAGCCGGTGTCCTTGAGCCGGTCGCAGAGGATGACCGTGGCCTTGGTCCCGGCCTGGCGGTACACCTCGCCCACCAGCTGGCCGATTGCCTTTTTGGTAAGCAGTTTGTTCACTGCCGAGAACGGCACGCTGTCCGGCAGCAGTTCGCCCAGGATGACGCGGCCCGGGGTGGTGTCCACCAACTTGCCGTCCACACGCACCTTGATGCGGGCGTGCAGGTCGAGAGTGCCGCCGTCATAGGCCGCAATGACCTCCCACGGCGCGGTGAACTTCTTGCCTTCGCCCTTGAGGAACGAGCGCTCGACGGTCATGTAGTAGAGACCGAGAACGATGTCCTGCGACGGGACGATGACCGGCGATCCGTTCGCCGGGGAAAGGATATTGTTGGAGCTCATCAGCAGCACGCGGCACTCGATCTGCGCTTCCACGGAGAGCGGCACGTGGACCGCCATCTGGTCGCCGTCGAAGTCCGCGTTGTACGCGGAACAGACCAGCGGGTGCAGCTGGATGGCCTTACCCTCCACCAGGATGGGTTCGAAGGCCTGGATGCCGAGGCGGTGCAGCGTGGGCGCGCGGTTGAGAAGTATGGGATACTCGCGCACCACTTCTTCCAGAATGTCCCACACCACGAGTTCTTCGCGTTCCACCATCTTTTTGGCCGACTTGATGGTCGACGCGAGCTCGCGCCTTTCAAGCTCCGAGTAGATGAAGGGCTTGAACAGCTCCAGCGCCATCTTCTTGGGCAGGCCGCACTGGTGCAGCTTGAGCTTCGGTCCCACCACGATGACCGAACGGCCGGAGTAGTCCACGCGCTTGCCGAGCAGGTTCTGGCGGAACCGGCCCTGCTTGCCCTTGATCATGTCCGAGAGCGACTTGAGCGGGCGGCCGTTGGTGCCGGTGATGGCCCGGCCGCGGCGGCCGTTGTCGAAGAGCGCGTCCACGGCTTCCTGGAGCATGCGCTTTTCGTTGCGGATGATGATATCCGGCGCTCCCAGTTCCATGAGCCGCTTGAGGCGGTTGTTCCGGTTGATGACACGGCGGTACAGGTCGTTCAGGTCGCTGGTTGCGAAACGGCCGCCGTCCAGAGGCACGAGAGGCCGCAACTCCGGCGGAATCACGGGAATGACCTCCATGACGATCCACTCGGGCTTGTTGCCGGAATCGATGAACGCCTCGATGATCTTGAGCCGCTTCGTGATCTTTTTCTTCTTGGTCTGCGAGCGCGTGGTCTGCGATTCCTCGCGCAACTCGGCGCGCAACTGCTCGAGGTTCAGTTCCTCCAGCAGGGAGCGGACCGCCTCCGCACCCATGCCGACCTTGATGGCGTCCTCGCCGTAGTAGTCGATAACCTGCAGGTACTGGTCCTCGGAGATCACCTGAAGCTTGTTCAGGGTGGTGTTGCCGGGATCGAGCACCACATAGGAATCGAAGTACAGCGCCTT
Above is a genomic segment from Oceanidesulfovibrio indonesiensis containing:
- the rpoC gene encoding DNA-directed RNA polymerase subunit beta', which codes for MSLDDLFSFRGASATSVTSRSLKAIKISIASPESIREWSFGEVKKPETINYRTFKPERDGLFCAKIFGPVKDYECNCGKYKRMKHRGIVCEKCGVEVIASKVRRERMGHIELAAPVAHIWFLKTLPSKIGTLLDMTMADLEKALYFDSYVVLDPGNTTLNKLQVISEDQYLQVIDYYGEDAIKVGMGAEAVRSLLEELNLEQLRAELREESQTTRSQTKKKKITKRLKIIEAFIDSGNKPEWIVMEVIPVIPPELRPLVPLDGGRFATSDLNDLYRRVINRNNRLKRLMELGAPDIIIRNEKRMLQEAVDALFDNGRRGRAITGTNGRPLKSLSDMIKGKQGRFRQNLLGKRVDYSGRSVIVVGPKLKLHQCGLPKKMALELFKPFIYSELERRELASTIKSAKKMVEREELVVWDILEEVVREYPILLNRAPTLHRLGIQAFEPILVEGKAIQLHPLVCSAYNADFDGDQMAVHVPLSVEAQIECRVLLMSSNNILSPANGSPVIVPSQDIVLGLYYMTVERSFLKGEGKKFTAPWEVIAAYDGGTLDLHARIKVRVDGKLVDTTPGRVILGELLPDSVPFSAVNKLLTKKAIGQLVGEVYRQAGTKATVILCDRLKDTGYEFATRAGVTVGVKDLSIPSKKPAMLEKARNEVDEIERQYREGIITKTEKYNKVVDVWTKVTNDVSNEMMREISKDILVNPETGETEENISLNPIFMMSHSGSRGNQDQMRQLAGMRGLMAKPSGEIIETPITSSFREGLSVLQYFTSTHGARKGLADTALKTANSGYLTRRLVDVVQDVIVIEDDCGTADGLERSNLIKGGEIKVQLGERIIGRATLFPVYDPETMDELLPANTIIDEEAARMLEDRGVSSVMVRSPLTCQSRQGVCTLCYGRDLARGHKVNVGETVGIIAAQSIGEPGTQLTMRTFHIGGTASREVERSSIAAQHSGTVSMSRVKMVKNTEGLYMVLGKSGQVGVVDEQGRERERYVLPTGAKLFVSADQKVKKGEMLAEWDPFNEPFVADVEGEVKFTDIVEGKTYQEKVDEATKMATQTIIEYRTTNFKPSISVVDENGNPKMRPDSQVPAVYQLPVGAILMIRDGQQVSAGDIIARKPRETSKTKDIVGGLPRVAELVEVRKPKDMAVVSEIDGIISYGQETKGKRKIIVTPDTGDAKEYLIPKGKHITVSDGDFVEAGELLTEGYPELHDILKIKGEKYLANYLVEEIQEVYRFQGVNIDDKHIEVIVRQMLKKVNVIDPGETSFLAGEQVDKHRFMDENEACIKEGKTPASAEPMVLGITQASLTTDSFISAASFQETTKVLTEAALMGKEDPLRGLKENVIVGRLIPAGTGFRQYLDSEIAVPEQPEKPDKFLEELEDNPLFIEE